In the genome of Treponema pedis, one region contains:
- a CDS encoding ribonucleoside-diphosphate reductase subunit alpha, with protein sequence MQIIKRNGEKKEYEPEKIAMAIQSAFESVENSPHNNLNIIIPPLVKEIEADIKELSKNGNLVQVETIQDLVEKTLIEHNYYAEVKNFILYRVSRTKRRDARQTITRFFPSVNIQPVLTGIQNEFTSEEYNLNLLAHKFLSFRKENMGEADSLSMLIKASVELTAQDAPRWEFIASRLLYFQFGLKLKTELEKRRINSFYEKIKYLENEGLYGTYICENYSRAEIEEASSFLAEERNNLFTYSGLDLVLRRYVIHTHNNITLETPQEMFLGIALHLAMKEKENRMEWVKRFYDMLSTLKVTMATPTLSNARKPYHQLSSCFIDTVPDSLDGIYRSIDNFAKVSKFGGGMGLYFGKVRAVGSPIRGFMGAAGGIIRWIKLANDTAVAVDQLGVRQGSVAVYLDVWHKDIPEFLQLRTNNGDDRMKAHDIFPAVCYPDLFWKTVRDNINAPWYLMCPHEILKIKGYALEDYFGEEWEQRYKDCISDGRISKREIPIKELIRLILKSAVETGTPFAFNRDHANKMNPNPHKGIIYCSNLCTEISQNMSEIKSVNTEIKTEEGETVVVTTTKPGDFVVCNLASLVLGNINVKDKFEIEQTVLAAVRALDNVIDLNFYPVPYAQITNAAYRSIGLGVSGYHHMLAKNGIAWESDEHLNLSGEVFEEINYAAIKASAQIAKEKGSYKYFEGSDWQTGAYFEKRNYTEERWQNLKEKIKESGIRNAYLLAVAPTSSTSIIAGTTAGVDPIMNKYFLEEKKGSLMPRVAPSLNFETYWLYKNAHSIDQSWSIKAAGVRQRHIDQAQSVNLYITNDFTFSKVLNLYIQAWENGVKSIYYVRSKSLEVEECTSCSS encoded by the coding sequence ATGCAAATTATAAAAAGGAACGGAGAAAAAAAGGAGTATGAACCGGAAAAAATAGCAATGGCAATTCAATCGGCATTTGAAAGCGTCGAAAATTCGCCGCATAACAATCTTAACATAATAATTCCGCCCCTTGTTAAAGAAATCGAAGCGGATATAAAAGAGCTTAGCAAAAACGGCAATTTAGTGCAAGTCGAAACCATTCAGGATTTAGTTGAAAAAACCCTAATCGAGCACAATTACTATGCCGAAGTAAAAAACTTTATCCTATACCGTGTAAGCAGAACAAAACGCCGCGATGCCCGCCAAACTATAACGCGTTTTTTCCCTTCGGTAAATATTCAACCCGTACTGACAGGCATTCAAAACGAATTTACTTCGGAAGAATATAACTTAAATTTACTCGCCCATAAATTCCTCTCATTCCGCAAAGAAAATATGGGCGAAGCCGATTCTCTTTCCATGTTAATTAAGGCCTCGGTAGAGCTTACCGCTCAAGATGCTCCCCGCTGGGAATTTATCGCCTCCCGCCTTTTATATTTTCAGTTCGGTTTAAAATTAAAAACCGAATTGGAAAAACGCCGTATCAATTCTTTTTACGAAAAAATAAAATACCTTGAAAATGAAGGCTTGTACGGCACCTATATTTGCGAAAATTATTCAAGAGCCGAAATTGAAGAAGCCTCATCTTTTTTAGCTGAAGAGCGGAATAATCTTTTTACATACAGCGGTTTGGATTTGGTTTTACGCCGCTACGTAATTCACACTCATAACAATATTACCCTTGAAACTCCGCAGGAAATGTTTTTAGGTATAGCCCTTCATCTTGCAATGAAAGAAAAAGAAAACCGTATGGAATGGGTTAAGCGGTTTTACGATATGCTCAGCACTTTAAAAGTTACAATGGCAACCCCGACTCTTTCAAATGCCCGTAAGCCCTACCATCAGCTTTCTTCATGTTTTATCGATACCGTACCCGATTCCCTTGACGGCATTTACCGCAGTATCGATAATTTTGCAAAGGTTTCCAAATTCGGCGGCGGTATGGGTTTGTATTTCGGAAAGGTACGCGCCGTAGGCTCTCCGATAAGGGGCTTTATGGGGGCTGCGGGAGGAATTATCCGCTGGATAAAACTTGCAAACGATACGGCCGTTGCGGTTGACCAGCTCGGTGTAAGGCAGGGCTCCGTTGCGGTTTATCTTGACGTATGGCATAAAGATATTCCCGAATTTTTACAGCTGCGTACAAATAACGGAGATGACAGAATGAAAGCGCACGATATTTTCCCCGCCGTATGTTATCCCGACCTTTTTTGGAAAACCGTACGCGATAATATAAACGCCCCTTGGTATTTAATGTGTCCTCACGAAATTTTAAAAATAAAAGGCTATGCTCTTGAAGATTATTTCGGCGAAGAATGGGAGCAGCGTTACAAAGATTGTATTTCGGACGGCAGAATAAGTAAGCGGGAAATTCCTATTAAAGAACTGATACGTCTTATTTTAAAATCGGCTGTAGAAACGGGAACACCTTTTGCATTTAACCGCGACCATGCAAATAAAATGAATCCCAATCCCCACAAGGGAATAATTTATTGTTCGAACCTTTGTACCGAAATTTCGCAAAATATGAGCGAAATAAAATCGGTAAATACCGAAATTAAAACCGAAGAAGGAGAAACCGTCGTCGTTACAACAACAAAACCGGGCGATTTTGTCGTTTGTAATCTTGCATCGCTTGTACTGGGCAATATAAACGTAAAAGATAAATTCGAAATTGAACAAACGGTTTTAGCCGCCGTACGGGCATTGGATAATGTAATCGACTTAAATTTTTATCCGGTTCCCTATGCTCAAATTACAAATGCGGCTTACCGCTCGATAGGATTGGGAGTTTCAGGCTATCATCATATGCTTGCAAAAAACGGTATTGCATGGGAAAGCGATGAACATTTAAATTTAAGCGGGGAAGTTTTTGAAGAAATAAATTATGCCGCAATTAAGGCTTCCGCGCAAATTGCAAAAGAAAAAGGCTCTTATAAATACTTTGAAGGAAGCGATTGGCAAACGGGAGCTTATTTTGAAAAACGCAATTACACCGAAGAGCGTTGGCAAAATTTAAAAGAAAAAATAAAAGAAAGCGGAATCAGAAACGCTTATCTTTTGGCGGTCGCTCCAACAAGTTCAACTTCAATTATTGCAGGCACTACGGCAGGTGTAGACCCTATTATGAATAAATATTTTTTGGAAGAAAAAAAGGGCTCTCTTATGCCGCGCGTCGCACCTTCTCTTAACTTTGAAACATATTGGCTTTATAAAAATGCCCACTCCATAGACCAAAGCTGGAGCATAAAGGCGGCAGGCGTCCGCCAACGCCATATCGACCAGGCCCAATCGGTAAACCTTTATATAACCAATGATTTTACTTTCAGCAAGGTGTTAAATCTTTACATTCAAGCTTGGGAAAACGGAGTTAAATCCATTTATTATGTAAGAAGTAAATCGCTTGAAGTTGAAGAATGTACAAGCTGTTCATCATAG
- a CDS encoding cysteine desulfurase family protein, whose translation MIYLDWAASAVPQEDACIKALKKSFLNFANPSAKHCMGEAARFLLEEAREEISYTLGIKKNLTQEGSKKSLSGSEKRFFFTSGGTEANHIPLFSMMTSPCSICISSLEHSAFREQVKIMQQLKFKVLVIPSDKNGIITPEAVLKTVEKDTGFVTVMAVNNETGAIQPIEEIGAALEEFTKGKRKIHFHTDAVQAIGKIPFNLLNLPIHSASFSGHKIGAPRGIGFLYTAKNIEPFIRGGGQENGIRPGTENLAGILALAECLKNYSIDEKEHFSKAQNLMDYLIEELSKINDVTLIPQTRLENPQNFSPWILQFAVRQLTGEVLVRCLSERGICISTGSACSAKKHSRPVLDAMKVDRALQMNAVRVSIGRTTTLDELKEFVTVLKEILKEF comes from the coding sequence ATGATTTATTTGGACTGGGCGGCTTCGGCGGTTCCGCAGGAAGACGCGTGCATAAAGGCCTTAAAAAAATCGTTTTTGAATTTTGCCAATCCTTCGGCAAAGCATTGTATGGGAGAGGCAGCCCGCTTTTTACTTGAGGAAGCGAGAGAAGAGATTTCTTACACTTTAGGTATAAAAAAGAATCTTACGCAGGAAGGAAGTAAAAAAAGTTTAAGCGGAAGCGAAAAAAGATTTTTTTTTACTTCAGGCGGAACGGAAGCCAACCATATTCCGCTTTTTTCAATGATGACCTCTCCGTGTTCGATATGCATAAGCAGCCTTGAACATTCCGCTTTTAGGGAGCAGGTAAAAATTATGCAGCAACTTAAATTTAAAGTGCTTGTAATTCCTTCGGACAAAAACGGAATAATTACTCCTGAAGCCGTTTTAAAAACGGTAGAAAAAGATACGGGCTTTGTAACGGTAATGGCCGTAAATAACGAAACGGGTGCAATTCAGCCTATTGAAGAAATAGGAGCGGCTCTTGAAGAGTTTACAAAGGGAAAGAGGAAAATTCATTTTCATACCGATGCGGTGCAGGCAATCGGAAAAATCCCCTTTAACCTTTTAAATTTACCGATTCATTCCGCTTCGTTCAGCGGACATAAGATAGGGGCGCCGCGCGGCATAGGTTTTTTATATACGGCAAAAAATATAGAGCCCTTTATACGCGGCGGCGGGCAGGAAAACGGGATAAGACCCGGCACGGAAAACCTTGCAGGGATTTTAGCCCTTGCCGAGTGTTTAAAAAATTATTCGATAGATGAAAAGGAGCATTTTTCCAAAGCGCAAAATTTAATGGACTATTTAATAGAAGAGTTGAGCAAAATCAACGATGTTACTTTAATCCCGCAAACGCGTCTTGAAAACCCGCAAAATTTTTCGCCTTGGATATTGCAGTTTGCCGTAAGACAGTTGACCGGAGAGGTTTTAGTCCGCTGTTTATCCGAACGCGGTATATGTATTTCCACAGGTTCCGCGTGTTCGGCAAAAAAGCATTCCCGCCCAGTGCTTGACGCTATGAAAGTAGACAGGGCGCTTCAAATGAATGCGGTACGGGTTTCAATCGGGAGGACTACAACATTAGATGAACTTAAAGAGTTTGTTACGGTTTTAAAAGAAATATTAAAAGAGTTTTAA
- a CDS encoding 3-dehydroquinate synthase, translating into MTDLFSFTTVQGTTNIFYCEEMELPILQNEDAVYIADTNTARFVKQAKNFSSNIPLIIIENGEENKNFTSLELILKTALDAGLSRNSIFIGIGGGVICDLTAFAASIYMRGVKCNLIPTTLLAMADASIGGKSAVNFLNYKNMIGSFFKADEIYIILKFLKTLNDKEYFSGLAEIFKIALLYSPKLYQIFLEQSEKILNRNEELIFEILKRAIISKANVVTRDFYEKNERTYLNLGHTFAHALETVSDFKTVSHGEAVAWGISRALRLGENLGLTDCEYANEVCSIIKKFGWCTEAVPQCLVHLKNEFANKIIAAMKKDKKNMHGKIRVILQENIEENLIYEAEEKDIKAVLI; encoded by the coding sequence ATGACCGACTTATTTTCTTTTACAACCGTGCAGGGGACTACTAATATTTTTTATTGTGAAGAAATGGAATTGCCTATTTTACAAAATGAAGATGCCGTTTATATTGCCGATACGAATACGGCAAGATTTGTAAAACAGGCAAAAAATTTTTCTTCAAATATTCCTTTAATTATAATCGAAAACGGAGAAGAAAATAAAAATTTTACTTCGCTTGAACTTATTTTAAAAACCGCTCTTGATGCGGGGCTTTCAAGAAATTCCATTTTTATCGGAATAGGCGGAGGCGTTATTTGCGATTTAACGGCTTTTGCAGCTTCAATTTATATGCGCGGTGTAAAATGCAATCTTATTCCTACAACCTTATTGGCAATGGCCGATGCTTCAATCGGCGGAAAAAGTGCCGTTAATTTTTTAAATTATAAAAATATGATAGGAAGTTTTTTTAAAGCCGATGAAATTTACATTATTCTTAAATTTTTAAAAACCTTAAACGATAAGGAATATTTTTCAGGTCTTGCCGAAATTTTTAAAATTGCTCTTTTATATTCTCCTAAATTGTACCAGATATTTTTAGAACAGAGCGAAAAAATTTTAAATCGAAATGAAGAGCTTATTTTTGAGATTTTGAAGCGAGCTATAATTTCAAAAGCAAATGTAGTTACACGGGATTTTTATGAAAAAAATGAAAGAACATATTTGAATTTAGGGCATACCTTCGCTCATGCTCTTGAGACGGTTTCGGATTTTAAAACCGTTTCGCACGGCGAAGCCGTGGCTTGGGGAATTTCCAGAGCTTTACGTTTGGGTGAAAATTTAGGTTTGACGGATTGTGAATATGCAAATGAGGTTTGCTCTATAATAAAAAAATTCGGTTGGTGCACGGAGGCCGTACCGCAATGTCTCGTGCATTTAAAAAACGAATTTGCAAATAAAATTATTGCCGCAATGAAAAAAGATAAAAAAAATATGCACGGTAAAATAAGAGTTATTCTACAGGAAAACATCGAAGAAAATCTTATTTACGAAGCGGAAGAAAAAGATATTAAGGCGGTGCTTATATGA
- a CDS encoding 5'-methylthioadenosine/adenosylhomocysteine nucleosidase, which translates to MIGTKTIGIFGAEQQEIKLLKRYLNGGSVKIAGINFYEGIINGQKIVLACSGIGKVNAAMCCQILISEFKVNLIINTGTAGGLKEGLNVFDIVVSSDAVQYDVNAADFGYSLGQVPGTKSAYWISNKGLKNLAVKAFKKLKLENKDFKNIKSVEGRIASGDTFVSDKKLRASIIKNFSPACTEMEGAAAAQVCVLNKIPFLILRSISDNAGKQTAAKISYDEFSKQAARNSAQLVLEMIRQV; encoded by the coding sequence ATGATAGGAACGAAAACGATAGGAATTTTCGGAGCGGAACAACAGGAAATAAAACTTTTAAAGCGCTATTTAAACGGAGGAAGCGTAAAAATTGCGGGAATAAATTTTTATGAAGGAATTATTAACGGACAAAAAATCGTTCTTGCTTGCAGCGGAATAGGAAAGGTTAATGCCGCCATGTGCTGTCAAATTCTTATAAGCGAATTTAAAGTTAATTTAATTATAAATACCGGAACGGCAGGAGGTTTGAAGGAAGGTTTAAATGTATTCGATATTGTAGTTTCCTCCGATGCGGTGCAGTATGATGTCAATGCGGCGGACTTCGGTTATTCTTTGGGGCAAGTACCCGGAACAAAATCGGCATATTGGATTTCGAATAAAGGTTTAAAAAATCTTGCGGTTAAAGCATTTAAAAAGTTAAAACTTGAAAATAAAGACTTTAAGAATATAAAGTCGGTTGAAGGAAGAATTGCATCGGGAGATACTTTCGTTTCGGATAAAAAATTGAGGGCGAGTATAATTAAAAATTTTTCTCCCGCCTGTACGGAGATGGAAGGAGCCGCCGCAGCGCAAGTATGCGTTTTAAATAAAATTCCTTTTTTAATTTTACGCAGTATTTCCGATAATGCGGGAAAGCAAACCGCCGCAAAAATTTCCTATGACGAATTTTCAAAGCAGGCTGCAAGAAATTCCGCACAACTTGTTCTTGAAATGATACGGCAGGTATAA
- a CDS encoding hemolysin family protein — protein MNEPPPQWLNLLILAVLLFLSMIFSSGETAYLSVNKLKIKYLREKKNRQAARVEKILQNKQKFLTSSLIGNSIVNILISVILTAIMVELVGSNGLGIAVTAATIAILIFGEILPKSVALVFSESIALKFSVFIMFFMNIFSPVVWIISGFTASVLKLFGIKNTDSNQALTDEDLKDFFDVSEEDGTLRSAERGVLEKILNYGDISVKNIMTPRPDIVAIKTDVSPKEIIEISQVSRFSRFPVYEEAIDEICGIFYIKDFLFAEEDEIYFDIKKYLRKPVFVFENTELSKLQEIFKTEKQNMVVVIDEYGGTLGIATLEDLNEEIFGNIADEYDSDEAAADDISITEDISDNSVHCILGNIRLSDLNEELGTSFSSEYYDTIGGLVMEKFGNVPEINSSIKIENYIFTVTKTEGNRIAELTAELCGDDE, from the coding sequence ATGAATGAACCTCCGCCGCAATGGCTAAACCTTTTAATCCTCGCTGTTTTACTCTTTTTGTCGATGATTTTTTCATCGGGTGAAACGGCGTATTTATCCGTAAATAAACTAAAAATAAAATATTTACGCGAAAAGAAAAACAGACAGGCAGCACGCGTAGAAAAAATTTTACAAAACAAACAAAAATTTTTAACCTCATCGCTTATAGGAAACAGTATTGTAAATATTTTAATTTCCGTTATTTTAACCGCAATTATGGTAGAGCTTGTAGGCTCAAACGGACTGGGGATTGCAGTAACGGCAGCAACAATTGCAATTTTAATTTTCGGAGAAATTTTGCCGAAATCTGTTGCCTTAGTTTTTTCCGAATCGATTGCCCTAAAATTTTCCGTTTTTATTATGTTCTTTATGAATATTTTTTCCCCCGTTGTTTGGATAATTTCAGGCTTTACCGCTTCCGTTTTAAAACTGTTCGGAATAAAAAACACGGATTCAAACCAAGCCTTAACCGATGAAGATTTAAAAGATTTTTTTGATGTAAGCGAAGAGGACGGTACTCTCCGTTCGGCAGAGCGGGGTGTTTTGGAAAAAATTTTAAACTACGGCGATATAAGCGTAAAAAATATTATGACTCCGCGTCCCGATATAGTTGCAATAAAAACCGATGTTTCTCCTAAAGAAATTATAGAGATTTCACAAGTCTCGCGTTTTTCCCGTTTTCCCGTTTACGAAGAAGCAATAGATGAAATATGCGGTATTTTTTATATAAAAGATTTTTTATTTGCCGAAGAAGATGAAATTTATTTCGATATAAAAAAATATTTACGTAAGCCCGTTTTTGTTTTTGAAAACACCGAGCTTTCAAAATTACAGGAAATTTTTAAAACCGAAAAACAAAATATGGTCGTAGTTATAGATGAATACGGCGGCACTCTCGGTATTGCAACCTTAGAAGATTTAAACGAAGAAATATTCGGAAATATTGCTGATGAATACGATTCCGATGAAGCCGCCGCGGACGATATAAGCATAACCGAAGATATATCCGACAACTCGGTTCACTGTATTTTGGGAAATATACGGCTTTCGGATTTAAACGAAGAATTGGGAACATCATTTTCTTCCGAATACTACGACACGATAGGCGGTCTTGTTATGGAAAAATTCGGCAATGTTCCTGAAATAAATTCTTCAATTAAAATTGAAAACTACATATTCACCGTTACAAAAACCGAGGGAAACAGAATAGCCGAATTAACTGCCGAACTTTGCGGAGATGATGAATGA
- a CDS encoding CNNM domain-containing protein, whose product MNLILLIIEFTVLLLCAAFFSGTETGITAITRSQYKTIKKSKTKTNKRISFLIEKKDEIVSATLIGTNFVNTLSSGSVTAFVLAEYGQKYLPSATAITAILIIIFAEILPKAFATQKPVELTKAASHILCLTRFILKPPVFIFSAMSKFIIKVFSKNKKTSPITLSEDYLKTLIDISLADGTFQTGEHALIMRAVKLHELKLHSIMTKKEDMTAIEINSSFDTMVETFKKNYVFAPARF is encoded by the coding sequence ATGAATTTAATTTTATTGATTATAGAGTTTACAGTATTACTTTTATGCGCCGCTTTTTTTTCAGGCACGGAAACCGGGATAACCGCAATTACACGCAGTCAGTACAAAACAATAAAAAAAAGCAAAACAAAAACAAACAAGCGGATTTCATTTCTTATTGAAAAAAAAGATGAAATTGTAAGTGCAACATTAATAGGAACTAATTTCGTAAACACTCTTTCCTCCGGTTCGGTAACCGCATTCGTACTTGCGGAATACGGACAAAAATATCTTCCTTCGGCAACGGCAATTACCGCAATTTTAATAATTATCTTTGCGGAAATTTTACCCAAGGCTTTTGCAACACAAAAACCTGTGGAACTTACAAAAGCGGCTTCCCATATTTTATGCTTAACAAGATTTATCTTAAAACCTCCCGTTTTTATCTTTTCGGCAATGTCGAAATTTATAATTAAAGTTTTTTCAAAAAACAAAAAAACATCGCCTATAACTCTTTCGGAAGATTATTTAAAAACGCTCATTGATATAAGTTTAGCCGACGGAACTTTCCAAACCGGAGAACATGCTTTAATTATGCGAGCAGTTAAACTGCACGAATTAAAGCTGCACAGCATAATGACAAAAAAAGAGGATATGACGGCAATCGAAATAAATTCTTCATTTGACACAATGGTAGAAACATTTAAAAAAAACTATGTTTTCGCGCCTGCCCGTTTTTGA
- a CDS encoding transporter associated domain-containing protein produces MFSRLPVFDTEKDNIAGIIHYKDLLFYKTKTHKKNGINIRKIIRPTIFIPKTANIFSALKTMSKNKKNMAFIIDEYGNTAGLITIDDISSAIFGSIQDEYSKIKNDPAKNLSIIDGNHIRIPAAIPIIKLNEILRTNFHSEYNSTIGGLILERAEYLPKENETIKIGKVEFTVEKIENSKIISLIADVSELIAG; encoded by the coding sequence ATGTTTTCGCGCCTGCCCGTTTTTGATACCGAAAAAGATAATATTGCAGGTATTATTCATTATAAAGACTTACTCTTTTATAAAACCAAAACGCATAAAAAAAACGGAATAAATATACGCAAAATAATACGTCCTACAATTTTTATTCCCAAAACCGCAAATATTTTTTCCGCACTAAAGACAATGAGCAAAAATAAAAAAAATATGGCTTTTATAATAGACGAATACGGAAACACGGCGGGTCTTATTACAATTGACGATATAAGTTCCGCAATTTTCGGTTCAATCCAAGATGAATATTCTAAAATAAAAAACGACCCCGCAAAAAATTTAAGCATTATAGACGGAAATCATATCAGAATACCTGCGGCGATTCCGATTATAAAACTGAATGAAATATTAAGAACCAATTTTCATTCCGAATACAACAGTACAATAGGCGGTTTAATTTTAGAAAGGGCGGAATATTTGCCTAAAGAAAATGAAACGATAAAAATAGGCAAAGTGGAATTCACCGTAGAAAAAATTGAAAACAGTAAAATTATATCGCTGATTGCAGATGTTTCCGAACTCATTGCAGGTTAA
- a CDS encoding phosphodiester glycosidase family protein, translating into MSQNKKINKLAAKCRNTVYSPERIKHYARVKHNIFKIYIAVLILLTSCASPPVTRIAYPYKPEKLNLNWKSICSGIEIADIYDKNLPLIGHIVKIDLQNPDISVITSEPALFKNNEGLIRAETTYNFAKRHNTVVAFNAAAFQTSSRLSYLFDSHRKILGIHIAEGKQMSPVNESLAAILFFDKGKAEIISRQTERAVPENTVCAVSGFSVILRNKQIVKSSVNVRDSRMAVGLANGGLTLFVLSVEAENTYKSQGLTYDETALLMLELGAEDAMQLDGGGSSTLIINEKGKQRIAAPTIGPLILRRVASNVGIIYKHLQK; encoded by the coding sequence ATGTCGCAAAATAAAAAAATCAACAAACTCGCTGCGAAGTGCCGGAATACCGTTTACAGCCCTGAACGGATTAAACATTACGCACGAGTAAAACATAACATATTTAAAATTTATATTGCCGTTTTAATTTTACTTACAAGCTGCGCAAGTCCGCCCGTAACGCGCATAGCATATCCTTATAAACCTGAAAAGCTTAACTTAAATTGGAAAAGCATTTGCAGCGGAATTGAAATTGCAGATATTTACGACAAGAATTTACCGCTTATAGGGCATATAGTAAAAATTGATTTACAAAATCCCGATATTTCCGTAATTACTTCAGAACCCGCTCTTTTTAAAAACAATGAAGGTCTTATACGGGCGGAAACAACATATAATTTTGCAAAGCGGCACAATACGGTTGTAGCCTTTAATGCGGCGGCATTTCAAACAAGTTCTCGGCTGTCATATTTATTCGATTCGCATCGTAAAATACTGGGTATTCATATTGCTGAAGGAAAACAAATGAGTCCCGTAAATGAAAGTTTAGCGGCAATTCTTTTTTTTGATAAAGGCAAAGCGGAAATTATAAGCCGTCAAACGGAACGGGCCGTCCCCGAAAATACCGTATGTGCGGTAAGCGGCTTTTCCGTTATTTTACGAAATAAACAAATAGTAAAATCATCCGTAAACGTACGCGATTCCCGTATGGCGGTAGGTCTGGCAAACGGCGGACTTACGCTTTTTGTACTCTCGGTTGAAGCGGAAAATACATATAAGAGCCAGGGCCTTACCTATGATGAAACGGCTCTTCTTATGCTGGAACTCGGTGCGGAAGATGCTATGCAATTGGACGGCGGAGGCTCAAGTACTTTAATTATTAACGAAAAAGGAAAACAACGCATAGCCGCACCTACTATAGGGCCTTTAATATTAAGACGCGTTGCAAGCAATGTCGGAATTATATACAAACATCTTCAAAAATAA